One window of Nymphaea colorata isolate Beijing-Zhang1983 chromosome 1, ASM883128v2, whole genome shotgun sequence genomic DNA carries:
- the LOC116260066 gene encoding chloride channel protein CLC-e isoform X1: MGLASCCKLELPRPLLFPSYGHHGVVKHQPPSTSCFLMISSARFLLPPTPTTTPLCDSRSRKSVFPLLLRQPLPFAASVGTDKNETTGQEEEEGEESSTSSVTASLGTDKKETTGQEEEEGEESSTSSVTAVNTTNVIDGESLGGTASAVKETIRPEGFVIFIACGIGLLTGIAVVLFNYTVDEIRNLFWDGIPSRGASWLRHEPIQDTWPRTVLVPAFGGLIVGILNELRGRLQIPSTMNLSSNMKGFLRSFMKTIAAAVTLGTGNSLGPEGPSVEIGTSIARGIGVLFKRSRRRNLSLVASGSAAGISSGFNAAVSGCFFAVESVLWPSPEDSVSSVTNATSMVILSAVIASVISEVGLGSAPAFAVPDYDFRSPSELPLYLFLGLICGVVSATLTKCTSYACSAVGTLRKNTSIPAAAFPIMGGLSVGIVALIYPEVLYWGFENVDILLESRPFVNGLPADLLLQLVVAKIATTSLSRASGLVGGYYAPSLFIGAATGTAYGKIVSYIISHSHPIFHLSALEVASSQAYGLVGMAATLSGVCQVPLTSVLLLFELTQDYRILLPLLGAVGLSSWVSSSLTERKDVQVNARPNKSYEKPASDLQSVIYTNDASSNSAVSSASKIVFSKDLFELESSLCVDNLHTEVGEVEKVVLVAQAMKTRYVHVFLDTPLNEAVSLMLMGKESCALIVDSTNMLIGIVTLGDIQLFCSTSRMEKPLISDVWQSCGGHYPTVWTADPDMNLSSAQRIMNRRGVKQLPVVSKHPTDDQGCLIGLIDRECIDLVSRVIATKELLTLRPTHESES, from the exons ATGGGTTTAGCTTCTTGCTGCAAATTGGAACTGCCTCGCCCTCTGCTCTTTCCTTCTTATGGCCATCATGGCGTCGTCAAGCACCAGCCTCCGTCCACCTCCTGCTTTTTGATGATTTCTTCTGCTAGATTTCTGCTTCCTCCGACTCCCACGACAACTCCCCTCTGCGATTCTCGTTCAAGGAAGTCCGTCTTCCCGCTGCTTCTCAGGCAACCGCTGCCTTTTGCTGCCTCCGTAGGAACGGACAAAAACGAAACCACCGggcaagaagaagaggaaggtgaAGAAAGCTCGACTTCATCCGTAACTGCCTCCCTAGGAACGGACAAGAAAGAAACCACTgggcaagaagaagaagaaggtgaagaaagCTCGACTTCGTCTGTAACTGCAGTAAACACTACCAACGTAATTGATGGCGAAAGCTTGGGAGGTACGGCATCTGCGGTTAAGGAAACAATTCGCCCGGAAGGCTTTGTAATCTTCATCGCTTGTGGCATCGGCCTTTTGACTGGAATAGCCGTCGTGCTATTCAACTATACG GTCGATGAAATACGTAATCTTTTTTGGGATGGTATTCCTTCTCGAGGTGCCTCCTGGTTGAGACATGAGCCTATTCAAGACACCTGGCCACGGACAGTATTGGTGCCTGCTTTTGGTGGCCTTATTGTTGGTATTTTAAATGAACTAAGAGGAAGACTTCAGATTCCCTCTACTATGAACCTGTCTTCCAACATGAAGGGATTCCTACGGTCATTCATGAAAACAATTGCTGCTGCTGTTACCCTAGGAACTGGAAATTCCTTGGGCCCTGAAGGGCCTAGTGTTGAGATAGGGACATCAATAGCTAGAGGAATTGGTGTTTTGTTTAAGAGGAGCAGAAGAAGGAATCTATCATTAGTGGCATCAGGATCAGCTGCTGGAATTTCTTCAG GATTCAATGCAGCTGTTTCTGGTTGTTTTTTTGCTGTTGAATCTGTCTTATGGCCATCGCCGGAGGATTCTGTCTCATCAGTCACAAATGCAACATCTATGGTGATTCTAAGTGCAGTAATTGCATCTGTAATTTCTGAAGTTGGTCTAGGTTCAGCACCAGCTTTTGCAGTTCCTGATTATGACTTCAGATCTCCAAGTG AACTTCCATTGTATCTTTTTTTGGGTCTCATATGTGGAGTGGTCTCTGCTACCTTAACAAAGTGCACATCATATGCGTGCTCTGCTGTTGGAACATTACGAAAGAATACAAGCATACCAGCTGCTGCCTTTCCTATCATGGGTGGTCTATCAGTTGGAATTGTTGCCCTTATATATCCTGAAGTTCTTTATTGGGGCTTTGAGAATGTTGATATTTTACTTGAATCAAGGCCATTTGTAAACGGTCTTCCTGCAGACCTATTGCTTCAGCTTGTTGTGGCAAAAATAGCAACAACTTCCTTGAGCCGTGCTTCAGGATTGGTTGGGGGCTACTATGCACCATCACTATTCATTGGTGCAGCAACAGGAACGGCATATGGAAAAATTGTTAGCTATATAATTTCTCACTCTCATCCTATATTCCATCTCTCTGCTTTGGAAGTGGCATCTTCGCAAGCATATGGATTg GTTGGTATGGCCGCTACACTTTCTGGCGTTTGTCAGGTTCCCTTAACATCTGTCTTGCTTCTCTTTGAGCTGACACAAGACTATCGCATTCTGCTTCCTTTATTGGGCGCTGTTGGATTGTCTTCATGGGTATCTTCTAGCTTGACTGAAAGGAAGGATGTGCAAGTTAATGCAAGGCCAaataaatcatatgaaaaacCAGCGTCAGATCTGCAGTCAGTTATTTACACGAATGATGCGTCCTCTAATTCAGCTGTGAGTTCCGCCAGCAAAATTGTGTTCTCAAAGGATCTATTTGAACTTGAGAGTTCTCTATGTGTAGATAATCTCCATACTGAAGTTGGAGAGGTGGAAAAAGTGGTACTGGTTGCACAAGCCATGAAGACAAGATATGTACATGTCTTCCTTGATACTCCATTAAATGAGGCTGTATCTCTCATGCTAATGGGAAAAGAATCTTGTGCTTTGATTGTTGACAGCACTAACATGTTGATAGGGATAGTCACTCTTGGGGACATTCAACTTTTCTGCAGTACGTCAAGG ATGGAAAAGCCTCTAATATCTGATGTTTGGCAATCATGTGGGGGTCATTATCCAACAGTGTGGACTGCAGATCCTGATATGAACCTCTCTTCTGCACAAAGGATCATGAATAGACGTGGAGTGAAGCAGCTTCCAGTTGTTTCAAAGCATCCAACTGATGATCAGGGATGCTTAATCGGTCTTATTGACAGAGAGTGCATTGATCTTGTCAGCAG GGTgatagcaacaaaagaacttCTTACTCTTCGTCCTACACACGAATCAGAGTCCTGA
- the LOC116260066 gene encoding chloride channel protein CLC-e isoform X2: MGLASCCKLELPRPLLFPSYGHHGVVKHQPPSTSCFLMISSARFLLPPTPTTTPLCDSRSRKSVFPLLLRQPLPFAASVGTDKNETTGQEEEEGEESSTSSVTASLGTDKKETTGQEEEEGEESSTSSVTAVNTTNVIDGESLGGTASAVKETIRPEGFVIFIACGIGLLTGIAVVLFNYTVDEIRNLFWDGIPSRGASWLRHEPIQDTWPRTVLVPAFGGLIVGILNELRGRLQIPSTMNLSSNMKGFLRSFMKTIAAAVTLGTGNSLGPEGPSVEIGTSIARGIGVLFKRSRRRNLSLVASGSAAGISSGFNAAVSGCFFAVESVLWPSPEDSVSSVTNATSMVILSAVIASVISEVGLGSAPAFAVPDYDFRSPSAWPPLQVGMAATLSGVCQVPLTSVLLLFELTQDYRILLPLLGAVGLSSWVSSSLTERKDVQVNARPNKSYEKPASDLQSVIYTNDASSNSAVSSASKIVFSKDLFELESSLCVDNLHTEVGEVEKVVLVAQAMKTRYVHVFLDTPLNEAVSLMLMGKESCALIVDSTNMLIGIVTLGDIQLFCSTSRMEKPLISDVWQSCGGHYPTVWTADPDMNLSSAQRIMNRRGVKQLPVVSKHPTDDQGCLIGLIDRECIDLVSRVIATKELLTLRPTHESES, translated from the exons ATGGGTTTAGCTTCTTGCTGCAAATTGGAACTGCCTCGCCCTCTGCTCTTTCCTTCTTATGGCCATCATGGCGTCGTCAAGCACCAGCCTCCGTCCACCTCCTGCTTTTTGATGATTTCTTCTGCTAGATTTCTGCTTCCTCCGACTCCCACGACAACTCCCCTCTGCGATTCTCGTTCAAGGAAGTCCGTCTTCCCGCTGCTTCTCAGGCAACCGCTGCCTTTTGCTGCCTCCGTAGGAACGGACAAAAACGAAACCACCGggcaagaagaagaggaaggtgaAGAAAGCTCGACTTCATCCGTAACTGCCTCCCTAGGAACGGACAAGAAAGAAACCACTgggcaagaagaagaagaaggtgaagaaagCTCGACTTCGTCTGTAACTGCAGTAAACACTACCAACGTAATTGATGGCGAAAGCTTGGGAGGTACGGCATCTGCGGTTAAGGAAACAATTCGCCCGGAAGGCTTTGTAATCTTCATCGCTTGTGGCATCGGCCTTTTGACTGGAATAGCCGTCGTGCTATTCAACTATACG GTCGATGAAATACGTAATCTTTTTTGGGATGGTATTCCTTCTCGAGGTGCCTCCTGGTTGAGACATGAGCCTATTCAAGACACCTGGCCACGGACAGTATTGGTGCCTGCTTTTGGTGGCCTTATTGTTGGTATTTTAAATGAACTAAGAGGAAGACTTCAGATTCCCTCTACTATGAACCTGTCTTCCAACATGAAGGGATTCCTACGGTCATTCATGAAAACAATTGCTGCTGCTGTTACCCTAGGAACTGGAAATTCCTTGGGCCCTGAAGGGCCTAGTGTTGAGATAGGGACATCAATAGCTAGAGGAATTGGTGTTTTGTTTAAGAGGAGCAGAAGAAGGAATCTATCATTAGTGGCATCAGGATCAGCTGCTGGAATTTCTTCAG GATTCAATGCAGCTGTTTCTGGTTGTTTTTTTGCTGTTGAATCTGTCTTATGGCCATCGCCGGAGGATTCTGTCTCATCAGTCACAAATGCAACATCTATGGTGATTCTAAGTGCAGTAATTGCATCTGTAATTTCTGAAGTTGGTCTAGGTTCAGCACCAGCTTTTGCAGTTCCTGATTATGACTTCAGATCTCCAAGTG CATGGCCTCCTCTGCAGGTTGGTATGGCCGCTACACTTTCTGGCGTTTGTCAGGTTCCCTTAACATCTGTCTTGCTTCTCTTTGAGCTGACACAAGACTATCGCATTCTGCTTCCTTTATTGGGCGCTGTTGGATTGTCTTCATGGGTATCTTCTAGCTTGACTGAAAGGAAGGATGTGCAAGTTAATGCAAGGCCAaataaatcatatgaaaaacCAGCGTCAGATCTGCAGTCAGTTATTTACACGAATGATGCGTCCTCTAATTCAGCTGTGAGTTCCGCCAGCAAAATTGTGTTCTCAAAGGATCTATTTGAACTTGAGAGTTCTCTATGTGTAGATAATCTCCATACTGAAGTTGGAGAGGTGGAAAAAGTGGTACTGGTTGCACAAGCCATGAAGACAAGATATGTACATGTCTTCCTTGATACTCCATTAAATGAGGCTGTATCTCTCATGCTAATGGGAAAAGAATCTTGTGCTTTGATTGTTGACAGCACTAACATGTTGATAGGGATAGTCACTCTTGGGGACATTCAACTTTTCTGCAGTACGTCAAGG ATGGAAAAGCCTCTAATATCTGATGTTTGGCAATCATGTGGGGGTCATTATCCAACAGTGTGGACTGCAGATCCTGATATGAACCTCTCTTCTGCACAAAGGATCATGAATAGACGTGGAGTGAAGCAGCTTCCAGTTGTTTCAAAGCATCCAACTGATGATCAGGGATGCTTAATCGGTCTTATTGACAGAGAGTGCATTGATCTTGTCAGCAG GGTgatagcaacaaaagaacttCTTACTCTTCGTCCTACACACGAATCAGAGTCCTGA